TGCTATAAGCTAGCAGTAAAAAACGTAAAGAACGACGGAGCCGCAACGATAGCGCTTCAAGTCATTGCGGGTATCACCGTGCTCATACTCGTGCCATTTTTTGCCATCAATTGGCCGGCAGGAATTGGAATAATCCTATTACTCGTTGCGTCCTGCGTCTTTTACGCGATAAATGACCGGATGCAAACGACCGCCAGAAAGCACCTCGAGGTTTCTACCTTTTCGGTTATTGGACAGCTATCGACGGTTTTTGTCATCCTATACGGCTTAACGTTATTCAACGAGACATTCACATGGCTGAAACTCGCCGGAGCGGTACTGATTATCGGAGCTAACGTTTTAATTTTTTACCAGAGCCGCAAACATAAAATAGAGATTAATATTTATTCCATACTGGCAATTTTGGCAGCATTTGCGTTCGCGACCGCGCTTGCCATTGATGTCGGCATATCCAAAGAGTTTAATCTGCCACTTTATATAAGCCTGACCCTCCTCATACCGGCAATTATGATCGCTATTGCAGGTAAGGTATCGCCCCGCCAATCGGTTACGGAATACAAAACCAACAGCAAGCTTTTCCTCGCTACTGGTATTAGCTGGGCGTTGTCTATTTTCTTTTCGCTAAGAGCCTTCCAGCTAGGCGAAATGAATACCGTCATCACTCTTGAAGCCGTTGTCGTGATATTAAACGTGCTTGCGGCATATATATTCTTAAAAGAGAGAGGCAAGATAAAGCGGAAAATTGCCGGGGCAATTTTAATCGTTTTCGGCGTGCTGCTCACCACGCTTTAGTTTTTGTTATGATAAGAGCATGAAGACTTATACAACCGTTTCAGAGTTCCTTGACGATCTAGATACCGGCAAACGCCGGCAAGTTGAAGCACTCCGTAAGATTATCCTTGACTGCGTACCCGTGACGGAACACGTCAAATGGAATTCCCCAAGTTACGTATATAAAGACGAAGACCGAATAACGTTCAACCTGCATGGAGATGATATCAAGATCCTTATTCATATGGGCGCTACCCGCAAAGAAGACAAAAAGGCCAAGCCGATCATGGACGATGAAACCGGCTTGATTAAGTGGAGCTCAAATATGCGGGGAATCATTGCATTTAAGGATATGGACGACCTTACCGCTAAGAAACAAGACTTTGAAAATATACTGCAGCGTTGGCTGGAGGTTGAATAAAAATTTGAGCGATTTCCGTCCTTACCGATTTAGCCCAATCACCACAAAAGAAGGCCTGCTTGAAGTAATCGGGCATATCCACTTTTCATGCTATGGATTATGCAAACAATCTTTCGGCTACTATTTGCCAAATGCCGGTAACATGGGCGTGTTTTGTCATTACGACGATGAATTCGAAATCCTAAAGAAGATCAGAAATGAAATGACCGAAAACTCAGATAATCCTGATTTAAAATATTTCACGTTACGTGAACCAATAACGATTCCCGCAAAAGGGGATATACCCGAAATGACGTACACGCATTTATACATCCGCAAACCAGACCCATACCGTTACCAGACAGGTGATGTTGATTTCTATTTGGACAAATCCGACTATGAAAAACTCAAACAAGAAATGCTCAATGGGGAAATTGTCACCGGCGCGCGTATATTCGAACGCCCAGACTTAGATATGATCGAACTATACAATCCTGATATTGACGCGCTTGGTTATATTAGCACTAATACAATGGCGGAAAAGGTACGAATAAAGCTTTCTGATGCAACAAAACTGTAGATGATCACCATTCTAGTGAAAAGATCTGCACTTAAAGATTTCGTATGGACGCATTTTTGTTTGCTATAATCAGAACTGATACGATGACCGAGAATAGGTGATAGCTTGCAAAGCTATATACGGTAGGATAATGTCTGCCTCGTATCTCCAATTATTATGACAGCCAAACAATACTTAGAAACAAAACTCGAAGAGCTGAAACAACCGGCCGCTCTTGATATTCCCGAAAATAAAGAGTTACTTGTAGATGCAATATTCAAACTGCTAATGTCGAAAAAGTTTCGTAAATATGCAGCCACACCTGAATTACAAAAACACATGTTGTCGGCTATTGCATTAAACGTTGAGAACAATGAACCAATTAACCTTACTTTTCTGCATGGCGCCTACAAACTGTGGCGCTTCGACGAAGCCCCTGAGGCTGACTGGGCGGAACTTTTTTCTCTTATGTACTATTCAAACTGGGTTAAACCGGTATGTGCAATCTACAAACCCGGCGTGTGGTTTGATTTCTTCGTAGACGATTTAATCATCCCCGTGCTCGACAATATTGAACCTAGTGATGTAGAGCAATATCTAGCCTCGTATCAAAACATCATGCATTTCCTAAAGCCTTACCAACCAGAAAACTTGAAGATGACGGTTACACCCGTCGGCAGTCAATTTTCATCCCCTGAAGAATTCAATAAGTCTTTACAACTGAATATTAAAAAAGTTGAATCCTCGCCTGATGGCGGCCTTCCGACTTTAACAGATGCAGATAAGGCGATGGTAGAACTTAATACAAAAGCCACTGATGAACAAAGGAGCGATCCGCAGTGGCGAGAAAAAGTCCTGCTCATACATAACGCATACATGTCTACAAAAGCCGAACCGGGATATCACAACCAACCGACAAAGATCAAGGTTTTCACCCAGCCACTTCCAAATGGCATGGTGATGGCGGTAGGGTCATCAAAAGATTCAGTTGCCAAGTTTTGGGTCGGAATA
The Candidatus Saccharimonadales bacterium genome window above contains:
- a CDS encoding DUF1801 domain-containing protein, encoding MKTYTTVSEFLDDLDTGKRRQVEALRKIILDCVPVTEHVKWNSPSYVYKDEDRITFNLHGDDIKILIHMGATRKEDKKAKPIMDDETGLIKWSSNMRGIIAFKDMDDLTAKKQDFENILQRWLEVE
- a CDS encoding DMT family transporter gives rise to the protein MFNSWQINLIFFYIFTVIFFQCYKLAVKNVKNDGAATIALQVIAGITVLILVPFFAINWPAGIGIILLLVASCVFYAINDRMQTTARKHLEVSTFSVIGQLSTVFVILYGLTLFNETFTWLKLAGAVLIIGANVLIFYQSRKHKIEINIYSILAILAAFAFATALAIDVGISKEFNLPLYISLTLLIPAIMIAIAGKVSPRQSVTEYKTNSKLFLATGISWALSIFFSLRAFQLGEMNTVITLEAVVVILNVLAAYIFLKERGKIKRKIAGAILIVFGVLLTTL